AGACAGTGCTGTGCGGATTACCCATTTGCCCACAGGGCTTGTTGTGCAACAGCAGGATGAAAAATCTCAACACAAGAACAAGGCAAAAGCCTTAAAAATTTTGCGTTCCCGCCTTTATGAGCAAGAGCGGGAAAAACTGTTATTAGAACGCTCAAGCAACCGTAAAAGCCAAATCGGGACAGGAGATCGATCAGAGCGGATTCGAACTTATAACTTTCCCCAAGGCCGTGTGACAGATCACCGCATTAACTTGACCTTGTATAAGATTGATCAGGTTATGAATGGGGAAGCTCTTGACGAAATTATTGAACCGTTGATTGCAGAAGATCAAGCCGAGAAATTAGCCTCTTTGGAATAAAAAATGAGTGACTTTAAAGTAGCAGAACTAAGCGGCCCTATAACAAAAGCCATGATGGAAACCGGCGTGTGGAAAGAAAACTGCCCCATTGCCTTAGAGCGTTTGCGGGAAGTTTTTGTGAGCCACTGCACTTTTGACAATCAGGTGGAAAAAGGATCCCTGGTGGTTCTGGATGTTGTTGCACCTTACGTTGAAAAAATCTTCCAAGAACTGTTTAAGAAAAGATTTCCAATTCATTCTATTGTTCCCATTCATGTGTGGAATGGGGATGATGATACGTCCATGGACGAAAATAACACATCAGCCTTTAACTTCCGCTCGATTGCTGGAATGTCTAAACTGTCGATCCATTCCTATGGGGTGGCCATTGATGTGAATCCTATTCAGAACCCCTTTGTAAAAAGTGGGCAGAAACATCCTGATAAAAAATGTTCAGTTGTTGAGGTTTGGCCCACAGAAGGTTGGCACTTT
The genomic region above belongs to Alphaproteobacteria bacterium and contains:
- a CDS encoding M15 family metallopeptidase; translated protein: MSDFKVAELSGPITKAMMETGVWKENCPIALERLREVFVSHCTFDNQVEKGSLVVLDVVAPYVEKIFQELFKKRFPIHSIVPIHVWNGDDDTSMDENNTSAFNFRSIAGMSKLSIHSYGVAIDVNPIQNPFVKSGQKHPDKKCSVVEVWPTEGWHFMNRLNFKPGMVEPIVNLFHQNGFRNWGGDWDTPIDLHHFEVFRNITEFLAVLSYEEGQRFFDQYVTCHENLNTINFIEEYKKSPSHVWQILAHHGQ